Below is a window of Rhizobium jaguaris DNA.
ACAACAGGCTTTTCGAGATCGATGCCGGCCTTCTCGATCGTTTCGCGCAGTTCCGGCAGGGATTTGAACTTGCCGTTTGCAGCGAAGCTGCCGGACGGCAGGCTTTTCGCACCCGGCATATGGCCGGAGCGCATGCCTTCGCGCGGCTCCGGTTCGGTGGCGGCGAAGCGGCCGGCGCTGCGGGCATCGGCGATCTGCAGGGAGCCGCTGTCGACGATCTCGAGCATCTCATTGAAAGGGACGATGCGGGCGGCATTGAAATTCGGTTTGAAGGTGACCGCGGGGAGTGCGGGCAGGGCAGTTTCCAGCGGCCGCCCCTCGGCCTTCCAGCCGTCCAGGCCGCCGTCGAGCACGATGACATTCGGGGCGCCCATGACGACATGGAACAGCCACCAGACGCGCGGTGATGCGAAGACGCCGGGGCCGTCATAGACGACGATACGATCGGTCTCGCTGATGCCCAGCTTGCCGACCTCGGCTGCGAAGAATTCCGGCGACGGCACCATGTGCGGCAGACCGGTAGAATGATCGGCGACCTTGTCCTGATCGAAGCGGATGGCGCCGGGAATATGGCCGCTGGCATATTCGGCATCGGCATCGCGTTTCTGTGCCGGCAGATAGAAGGACGCATCGAGGATGCGCAGATCCTTGGCCCCCAGTTCACTCTGCAGCCAATCGGCCGATACGACGAAACGGCTCTTCTCCGCTGTCATGGTAGTCTCCCTGATTTATATCGGGCCTTATTTATAACAGGAATCGTCAGCTCAAGCTTCGTCGGTGGGCGCGCCGAAACGAATGCGGAAGCGGCGGTTCTCTTTGCCCTTCTTCTCGATCTTGGCGATGTAGATTGCACCGACTTCCTGCGTCTCGGACACATGTGTGCCGCCACAGGGCTGGCTGTCAACGACAGAGTTCTCGCCGATGCAGACAAGGCTGACGCGGCCGAGACCAATCGGCGGGCGCACATTCTTGGATTTGACGATACCCGGATTGGCTGCAAGCTCCTCATCCGTGATCCACTGAACGAAAACGGGATGGTTCTCGTTGACGAGCGCCATCATCTTCGCCGTCACCTCATCCTTGTCGATCGTCTCGCTCATGTCGAAATCGACGCGGCTTTCGTCCTCGCCGACGGCCGCACCTGTGATCGGATATTGGCAGACGACCGAGAGCAGGTGGCAGGCCGTGTGCATACGCATCAGCCTGTAACGGCGCGGCCAGTCGACATGCAGCACGAGCTTTTCGCCGACGGCAGGCCGCGTTTCACCCTCGAGCGGCACATGGATGATGATATCCTTCGTCGCCCCGTGCTTGGTCTGGCCAAGCGCGATTTTCGAACCGTCGGCGCGCTCGAAGAAACCGATGTCGCCCGGCTGTCCGCCGGAGGTGGCATAAAAGCAGGTCTGATCGAGCTCGATGCCCCCATCTTCGTGAATTGCAGCTACGACAGCTTCGGCGGTCGAGAGATAGAAATCGTCACGATAAAGGGCATTCACCGACATAAGATCACGCTAGGTTCTCGTAAGGAACAGGAATATCGGAATTCGTCGTCAGATATGCCGGCAGCGGCAGGCCCTTCGACTTCAGGAAATCCGGATTGAAAAGCTTGGACTGATAGCGATTGCCATAGTCGGCGAGGATGGTCACGATCGTATGGCCCGGGCCGAGATCCTTGGCAAGGCGCGCAGCGCCGGCAATGTTGATGGCCGTCGAGCCACCGAGGCAAAGACCTTCGTGTTCGACCAGATCGAAGACATAGGGCAGGGCTTCGGCATCGCTGATCTGATAGGCGAAATCGGGCTTGAAGCCTTCCAGGTTAGCCGTCACGCGACCCTGGCCGATACCCTCCGTGATCGAGGAGCCGGAGGATTTCAGCTCGCCGTTCTTGTAGAATTCATAAAGTGCGGCACCTTCGGGATCGGCGATGCCGATCTTGATGTCCTTGTTGAAGGCATGCAGACCCATGGCCACGCCCGCCAGTGTGCCGCCAGAACCGACCGAGCAAATGAAGCCGTCTATCTTGCCGTTGGTATCGGCCCAGATTTCCTTGGCGGTCGTTTCGATATGGGCCTGGCGATTGGCGACATTGTCGAACTGGTTTGCCCAGATCGCACCGTTCGGGTCGGTCTTCGCCAGCTGTTCGGCCAGCCGGCCGGAAACCTTCACGTAATTGTTGGGATTCTTGTAGGGAACGGCCGGCACTTCCACGAGTTCGGCGCCGAGCAACTTCAGCGCGTCCTTCTTTTCCTGGCTCTGCGTTTCCGGAATGACAATGACGGTGCGGTAGCCGAGCGCCTTGGCGACCACCGTCAGGCCGATACCGGTATTGCCCGCCGTGCCCTCGACGATGACGCCGCCGGGTCTCAGCAGGCCCTTCCTTTCGGCATCGCGGATGATGTAGAGCGCGGCGCGATCCTTGACCGACTGGCCGGGGTTCAAGAACTCCGCCTTGCCGAGAATGGTCGAGCCCGTCGCCTCGGAGGCACCCTTTAGCTTGATCAGTGGCGTGTTGCCGATCGCTTCTAGGACGGAGGGATGGACGGTCATGGAATCTCTGCCTTCTGTTCAGGACTACTGTAAGAACGGTCTTTTCCCTTCACAAGGCGGCATAGGCAAGAAATTCTGTTCCACACTCCCCTTCCACGCCGCAAAATTCCACTTGGGCGATAAAAGTCATCTGCAAAGCGTCCTTGAAGGGCCCCGGCCTTCTGCCTCGTCGACGCGGATTTCTACCCTGACGACCGTGGCTGGCCGAAAGAGGCCACAATGATGCGTTAGTTCTAAAATGCTGCGGAAGACCGCCCGAAGGCTGCATCGGGAAGGTTGCCGGCCAAGGAGAAAAAGTCATGCGCCCGTTTATTGCCCGTCCCGAACATGGAGTGATCTGGATCACAGGAGCCAGCTCCGGGATTGGCCGGGCGCTGGCACTGAAACTTGCAGGCGAGGGCTACAAGGTCGCCGTCACCGCCCGACGTCATGACAAGCTCTTGGAGCTGCAGGCGGAAGCAAGCGAGCAGCCCGGCAGCATTATCGTGCTCGACGGCGATGTCACCAATGCCGAGGATATGGAGCACACCGTCGCGGCGATCGAATATCAACACGGCCCGCTGGCTCTGGCGGTCCTCAATGCCGGCATCTATCTGCCGGCGCGCGGCGAGGATCTGAACCACGATGTCTTCGACCGGAGCTTTGCCGTCAATCTCCATGGCGTCATCAACTGCCTGGTACCGGCTGTGCGCCATATGAGGGCGAGGGGGCATGGTCAGATCGCCATCGTCTCCTCTGCGGCTGGCTATGGCGGTGTACCAGCGGGCGCGGCCTACGGCGCGACCAAGGCCGCCCTGATCAACATGGCCGAAAGTCTGAATTTCGAACTTGACCGGATGGGCATTCATATCCAGCTCGTCACGCCGGGCTTCGTCGACACAGCGCTGACCGGGAAGAATAAATTTTCAATGCCGGGACTGATGTCGGCCGAAGACGCAGCGAAGGCGATCGCCGCCGGCCTGAAATCGCCCGGTTTC
It encodes the following:
- the sseA gene encoding 3-mercaptopyruvate sulfurtransferase — encoded protein: MTAEKSRFVVSADWLQSELGAKDLRILDASFYLPAQKRDADAEYASGHIPGAIRFDQDKVADHSTGLPHMVPSPEFFAAEVGKLGISETDRIVVYDGPGVFASPRVWWLFHVVMGAPNVIVLDGGLDGWKAEGRPLETALPALPAVTFKPNFNAARIVPFNEMLEIVDSGSLQIADARSAGRFAATEPEPREGMRSGHMPGAKSLPSGSFAANGKFKSLPELRETIEKAGIDLEKPVVTTCGSGITAAIITLALESLGHGANRLYDGSWSEWGSRRDTPIVTGKD
- a CDS encoding alanyl-tRNA editing protein, which gives rise to MSVNALYRDDFYLSTAEAVVAAIHEDGGIELDQTCFYATSGGQPGDIGFFERADGSKIALGQTKHGATKDIIIHVPLEGETRPAVGEKLVLHVDWPRRYRLMRMHTACHLLSVVCQYPITGAAVGEDESRVDFDMSETIDKDEVTAKMMALVNENHPVFVQWITDEELAANPGIVKSKNVRPPIGLGRVSLVCIGENSVVDSQPCGGTHVSETQEVGAIYIAKIEKKGKENRRFRIRFGAPTDEA
- a CDS encoding cysteine synthase A yields the protein MTVHPSVLEAIGNTPLIKLKGASEATGSTILGKAEFLNPGQSVKDRAALYIIRDAERKGLLRPGGVIVEGTAGNTGIGLTVVAKALGYRTVIVIPETQSQEKKDALKLLGAELVEVPAVPYKNPNNYVKVSGRLAEQLAKTDPNGAIWANQFDNVANRQAHIETTAKEIWADTNGKIDGFICSVGSGGTLAGVAMGLHAFNKDIKIGIADPEGAALYEFYKNGELKSSGSSITEGIGQGRVTANLEGFKPDFAYQISDAEALPYVFDLVEHEGLCLGGSTAINIAGAARLAKDLGPGHTIVTILADYGNRYQSKLFNPDFLKSKGLPLPAYLTTNSDIPVPYENLA
- a CDS encoding SDR family NAD(P)-dependent oxidoreductase produces the protein MRPFIARPEHGVIWITGASSGIGRALALKLAGEGYKVAVTARRHDKLLELQAEASEQPGSIIVLDGDVTNAEDMEHTVAAIEYQHGPLALAVLNAGIYLPARGEDLNHDVFDRSFAVNLHGVINCLVPAVRHMRARGHGQIAIVSSAAGYGGVPAGAAYGATKAALINMAESLNFELDRMGIHIQLVTPGFVDTALTGKNKFSMPGLMSAEDAAKAIAAGLKSPGFEITFPKSFTYRAKLVNFLPYSLYFRVIRRIIDGRRPSQASGHHPNPHPAE